The Desulfonatronum sp. SC1 genomic interval AGTCGGGCCGACCTGAGCAAGACCGATCTGACCAAGGCTGATTTGTGGGGCGCGGATTTGCGGTTCGCGAATTTGGCGGAAGCCAACCTGCTCGAAGCGGATCTCCGCGAAGCCGACTTGCACGGAGCCGACCTGTTCATGGCCAACCTGATCCGGGTCGATCTCAAGGCCGCCGACCTGTCCAGCGCGGACGCCACCGGGGCCAATCTGTACAGGGCCATGCTTGCCGGAGCGGACTTGACCGAGACCGTCTTGTTCAAGGCCAACCTGAACAGGGCGAATCTGAAGAACGCACGCCTGGACCATGCCAACCTGTTCCTGGCGGACTTGAGCCGAGCCGATCTGAAAGGGGCCGATATCAATGGCGCGGATTGGAACGGGGCAAATCTGGACGGGGCCGTGTGGATCGATGGCCGCGTGTGCGGAGCTGGTTCCAGGGGCATGTGCCGATAATGGCATTATAGAGATGATTTTCGCGAAACCCGGATTGACTTTATCGAGTTTGCAATACATGTATACTCAAAAGGAGGCATGATCATGCTGCAACAAATGGGGCTGCGG includes:
- a CDS encoding pentapeptide repeat-containing protein, with protein sequence MNKDAARTAVIALAMAVVLFWAMACPGFALDQSDLERLLATGACPGCDLSRADLSKTDLTKADLWGADLRFANLAEANLLEADLREADLHGADLFMANLIRVDLKAADLSSADATGANLYRAMLAGADLTETVLFKANLNRANLKNARLDHANLFLADLSRADLKGADINGADWNGANLDGAVWIDGRVCGAGSRGMCR